The following proteins are encoded in a genomic region of Cricetulus griseus strain 17A/GY chromosome 7, alternate assembly CriGri-PICRH-1.0, whole genome shotgun sequence:
- the Lpo gene encoding lactoperoxidase isoform X2 has translation MKVLLHLPALLASLTLLQMAASTTYGQGLDLTSLSWEVGCGHPAPTVTCNMSNPYRTITGDCNNRKNPALGSANRALARWLPAEYEDGLSLPFGWTPGKTRNGFILPQPRDVSNQILGYLNEEETLDQNRSLLFMQWGQIVDHDLDFAPETEMGSDSYSKAQCEEQCIQGDNCFPIMFPEGDPKLKTQGKCMPFFRAGFVCPTSPYQSLAREQINALTSFMDASMVYGSEPSLANRLRNLSSPLGLLAVNEEVSDHGLPLLPFVSVKPSPCEVINKTAGVPCFLAGDSRASEQILLATSHTLFLREHNRLARELKRLNPHWDGETIYQEARRIMGALIQIITFRDYLPILLGDELQKWIPPYQGYRETVDPRISNVFTFAFRFGHLEVPSTVSRLDENYQPWGSEPELPLHKLFFNTWRVVKDGGIDPLVRGLLAKKAKLSHQDKMMTGELRNMLFQPNHTIHGFDLAAINIQRTRDHGQPGYNSWRAFCGLSQPKTLEELSAVLGNEVLAKKLMGLYGTPDNIDIWLGAIAEPLVRRGRVGPLLTCLLGQQFQRIRDGDRFWWENPGVFTEKQRDSLQKVSFSRLVCDNTGINKVPLNPFRANSYPHGFVDCSAIEKLDLTPWASGQK, from the exons ATGAAAGTCCTTCTGCACCTCCCAGCCCTCCTGGCTTCCCTGACCTTGCTCCAGATGGCAGCATCTACCACTTATG gCCAAGGCCTGGACTTGACTTCGCTCTCTTGGGAAGTGGGTTGTGGTCACCCGGCTCCGACAGTGACTTGCAACATGAGCAACCCTTACCGGACCATCACTGGAGACTGTAACAACAG GAAGAATCCAGCGCTGGGATCCGCCAACAGGGCACTGGCTCGATGGCTGCCCGCAGAGTACGAAGACGGGCTCTCCCTCCCCTTCGGGTGGACGCCAGGGAAGACGCGGAATGGCTTCATTCTCCCGCAG CCCCGTGACGTCTCTAACCAGATTCTTGGCTATCTGAATGAGGAGGAAACTCTGGACCAAAACAGATCCCTGCTCTTCATGCAATGGGGTCAAATCGTGGACCACGACCTGGACTTTGCCCCTGAAACTGAGATGGGGAGTGACAGCTACTCCAAAGCCCAGTGTGAAGAACAGTGTATCCAGGGAGACAACTGCTTCCCCATCATG TTTCCTGAGGGTGACCCTAAATTGAAGACTCAGGGGAAATGCATGCCTTTCTTCAGAGCTGGATTTGTCTGCCCCACATCACCCTACCAGTCCCTGGCCAGAGAGCAAATCAATGCTCTAACCTCTTTCATGGATGCTAGCATGGTGTATGGTTCGGAGCCAAGCCTGGCAAATCGACTTCGAAACCTCAGCAGCCCCCTGGGTCTCCTGGCTGTCAATGAAGAGGTCTCAGACCATGGACTGCCCCTCCTGCCTTTTGTCAGTGTGAAGCCCAGCCCCTGTGAGGTCATTAACAAAACTGCTGGTGTGCCCTGCTTCTTGGCAG GAGACTCCCGAGCCTCGGAGCAGATCTTGCTGGCCACATCCCATACACTCTTTCTCCGGGAGCACAACCGACTAGCCAGGGAACTGAAAAGACTCAACCCCCATTGGGATGGTGAGACGATCTATCAGGAAGCCAGGAGAATCATGGGAGCCCTCATACAG ATTATCACCTTTAGGGACTATCTCCCCATCCTACTGGGTGATGAGCTGCAGAAGTGGATACCCCCAtaccaaggctacagagaaactgtagACCCGAGAATTTCCAATGTCTTCACCTTTGCTTTCCGCTTTGGTCACTTGGAAGTCCCCTCTACTGTATCCCGCCTGGATGAGAATTATCAGCCATGGGGTTCAGAACCTGAGCTCCCCCTGCACAAGCTCTTCTTCAACACCTGGAGGGTGGTCAAAGATG GTGGAATTGATCCTCTGGTTCGAGGCCTGCTGGCCAAGAAAGCCAAACTGTCACATCAGGATAAAATGATGACAGGGGAACTCCGTAACATGCTGTTCCAGCCGAATCACACCATTCATGGCTTCGACCTCGCTGCCATCAACATACAGCGGACCCGAGACCATGGACAGCCTG GGTACAACTCCTGGAGGGCTTTCTGTGGCTTGTCACAGCCAAAGACGCTGGAAGAGCTGAGTGCTGTGCTGGGAAATGAGGTACTGGCCAAGAAGCTGATGGGTCTCTACGGAACCCCTGACAACATTGATATCTGGTTAGGGGCCATCGCTGAACCCCTGGTCCGCAGGGGTCGGGTAGGGCCTCTCCTGACCTGTCTCCTGGGCCAGCAGTTCCAGCGAATCCGAGATGGAGACAG GTTCTGGTGGGAGAACCCTGGGGTCTTCACAGAGAAGCAGCGGGACTCTCTACAGAAGGTGTCCTTTTCAAGACTTGTGTGTGACAACACTGGCATCAACAAGGTCCCGCTGAACCCATTCCGGGCCAACAGCTACCCCCACGGCTTTGTGGACTGCTCTGCTATTGAGAAGCTTGACCTCACCCCCTGGGCCTCAGGGCAGAAGTAG
- the Mpo gene encoding myeloperoxidase produces the protein MKLFLALAGLLAPLAMPQTSSGATPVIPGEVENSEILTCMEEAKQLVDKAYKERRESIKQSLRRGTASPMELISYFKQPVAATRTAVRAADYLHVALDLLKRKLQPLFPGPFNVTDVLTPAQLNLLSKSSGCAYQDVKVTCPEQDKYRTITGHCNNRRSPTLGASNRAFARWLPAEYEDGFSLPFGWTPRVKRSGFTVPLARAVSNAIVRFPNDQLTRDQERALMFMQWGQFLDHDVTLTPEPATRSSFFTGLNCETSCLQQPPCFPLKIPPNDPRIKNQEDCIPFFRSCPACTRSNITIRNQINALTSFVDASAVYGSEDPLARRLRNLTNQLGLLAVNTRFRDNGRALMPFDNLHDDPCLLTNRSARIPCFLAGDMRSSEMPELTSMHTLFLREHNRLATQLKSLNPRWSGERLYQEARKIVGAMVQIITYRDYLPLVLGPAAMRKYLPRYRGYNDSVDPRIANVFTNAFRYGHTLIQPFMFRLDNQYRPTGPNPRVPLSKVFFATWRVVKEGGIDPILRGLMATPAKLNRQNQIVVDEIRERLFEQVMRIGLDLPALNMQRSRDHGLPGYNAWRRFCGLPQPSTVGELGTVLKNMGLAQKLMAQYGTPNNIDIWMGGVSEPLEPNGRVGQLLACLIGTQFRKLRDGDRFWWEKPGVFSAQQRRALASISLPRIICDNTGITTVSKNNIFMSNSYPRDFVNCTSIPKLNLASWREA, from the exons ATGAAGCTATTCTTGGCCTTGGCAGGCCTCCTGGCACCTCTGGCCATGCCTCAGACCTCCAGTGGTGCCACTCCAG TTATCCCCGGGGAAGTGGAGAATTCAGAGATCCTGACCTGTATGGAGGAGGCCAAGCAGCTAGTGGACAAGGCCTACAAAGAGCGGAGAGAAAG CATCAAGCAGAGTCTTCGAAGAGGCACCGCTAGCCCCATGGAACTCATATCCTACTTCAAGCAGCCCGTGGCAGCCACCAGAACAGCGGTGAGGGCTGCAGACTATCTTCACGTGGCCCTAGACCTGCTGAAGAGGAAGTTGCAGCCCCTGTTTCCAGGGCCTTTCAATGTCACTG ATGTGCTGACACCTGCTCAGCTGAATCTGTTGTCCAAGTCAAGTGGCTGCGCCTATCAGGACGTGAAGGTGACATGCCCTGAGCAGGACAAGTATCGCACCATCACCGGACACTGCAACAATAG ACGCAGCCCCACGCTGGGGGCCTCTAACCGCGCCTTTGCACGCTGGCTGCCTGCCGAGTACGAAGATGGCTTCTCTTTGCCCTTCGGCTGGACGCCCCGGGTCAAGCGCAGTGGCTTCACGGTGCCATTG GCTCGAGCAGTCTCCAACGCCATTGTCCGCTTCCCCAATGATCAGCTGACCCGGGACCAGGAGCGCGCTCTCATGTTCATGCAGTGGGGACAGTTTCTGGACCACGATGTAACCTTGACTCCCGAGCCAGCTACCCGGTCCTCCTTCTTCACTGGCCTCAACTGCGAGACCAGCTGCCTGCAGCAGCCACCGTGCTTCCCCCTCAAG ATCCCACCTAATGACCCACGAATCAAGAATCAAGAGGATTGCATACCCTTCTTCCGCTCCTGCCCAGCATGCACCAGGAGCAATATCACCATTCGCAACCAGATCAACGCGCTCACTTCCTTCGTGGATGCCAGTGCTGTGTATGGCAGTGAGGACCCCCTGGCCAGGAGGCTGCGTAACCTCACCAACCAGCTCGGGCTGCTGGCAGTCAATACCCGCTTTCGAGACAATGGCAGGGCCCTGATGCCCTTTGACAACCTGCACGATGACCCCTGCCTCCTCACCAACCGCTCTGCTCGAATTCCTTGTTTCCTGGCAG GGGACATGCGCTCCAGTGAGATGCCGGAACTCACCTCCATGCACACCCTCTTCCTTCGAGAGCATAACCGCCTGGCCACACAGCTCAAGAGCCTGAATCCTCGCTGGAGTGGGGAAAGGCTCTACCAGGAGGCCCGAAAGATTGTTGGAGCCATGGTCCAG ATCATCACATACCGGGACTACCTGCCCTTGGTGTTAGGGCCAGCAGCCATGCGGAAGTACCTACCCAGATATCGAGGCTACAATGACTCAGTAGACCCTCGAATTGCCAACGTCTTCACAAATGCTTTCCGCTATGGCCACACCCTCATCCAACCCTTCATGTTCCGCCTGGACAATCAGTACCGGCCCACAGGGCCCAACCCCCGGGTCCCACTCAGCAAGGTCTTTTTTGCCACCTGGCGAGTTGTGAAGGAAG GTGGAATTGACCCCATCCTCCGAGGCCTCATGGCCACCCCTGCCAAACTAAATCGCCAGAACCAGATTGTGGTGGATGAGATCCGGGAGCGACTCTTTGAGCAGGTCATGAGGATTGGGCTGGATCTTCCGGCTCTGAACATGCAGCGCAGCAGGGATCATGGCCTCCCAG GATACAATGCCTGGAGGCGCTTCTGTGGGCTTCCACAGCCCAGCACAGTGGGTGAGCTTGGCACGGTGCTAAAGAACATGGGATTGGCCCAGAAGCTGATGGCACAGTATGGCACACCCAACAACATTGACATCTGGATGGGTGGTGTGTCTGAACCCCTGGAACCAAATGGCCGAGTAGGTCAACTCCTTGCCTGTCTCATTGGCACACAGTTTAGGAAGCTACGGGATGGCGATCG GTTTTGGTGGGAGAAGCCAGGTGTGTTCAGTGCACAGCAGAGACGGGCCCTGGCCAGCATCTCCTTGCCCCGCATCATCTGTGACAACACTGGCATCACCACTGTGTCCAAGAACAACATCTTCATGTCCAACTCATACCCACGAGACTTCGTCAACTGTACCTCCATCCCTAAGCTGAACCTGGCTTCCTGGAGGGAGGCTTAG
- the Lpo gene encoding lactoperoxidase isoform X1: MKVLLHLPALLASLTLLQMAASTTYAPTARTATIRETVDEVRVRVNKAFLDSRDKMKTAMTSQAPTTRHLSGYLKQAKGRTRTAIRIGQVWEQSLNRLRMKVPLTNATGQGLDLTSLSWEVGCGHPAPTVTCNMSNPYRTITGDCNNRKNPALGSANRALARWLPAEYEDGLSLPFGWTPGKTRNGFILPQPRDVSNQILGYLNEEETLDQNRSLLFMQWGQIVDHDLDFAPETEMGSDSYSKAQCEEQCIQGDNCFPIMFPEGDPKLKTQGKCMPFFRAGFVCPTSPYQSLAREQINALTSFMDASMVYGSEPSLANRLRNLSSPLGLLAVNEEVSDHGLPLLPFVSVKPSPCEVINKTAGVPCFLAGDSRASEQILLATSHTLFLREHNRLARELKRLNPHWDGETIYQEARRIMGALIQIITFRDYLPILLGDELQKWIPPYQGYRETVDPRISNVFTFAFRFGHLEVPSTVSRLDENYQPWGSEPELPLHKLFFNTWRVVKDGGIDPLVRGLLAKKAKLSHQDKMMTGELRNMLFQPNHTIHGFDLAAINIQRTRDHGQPGYNSWRAFCGLSQPKTLEELSAVLGNEVLAKKLMGLYGTPDNIDIWLGAIAEPLVRRGRVGPLLTCLLGQQFQRIRDGDRFWWENPGVFTEKQRDSLQKVSFSRLVCDNTGINKVPLNPFRANSYPHGFVDCSAIEKLDLTPWASGQK, encoded by the exons ATGAAAGTCCTTCTGCACCTCCCAGCCCTCCTGGCTTCCCTGACCTTGCTCCAGATGGCAGCATCTACCACTTATG CTCCAACTGCCAGAACGGCCACCATCCGTGAAACAGTGGATGAGGTCAGGGTGCGGGTCAACAAGGCCTTCCTGGATTCCCGGGACAA GATGAAGACTGCCATGACCAGCCAGGCTCCTACTACTCGTCACCTCTCAGGGTATCTCAAGCAAGCCAAAGGCCGGACGCGCACAGCCATCCGCATCGGGCAGGTGTGGGAACAGTCTCTAAACAGACTGAGGATGAAGGTGCCCTTGACCAATGCCACAG gCCAAGGCCTGGACTTGACTTCGCTCTCTTGGGAAGTGGGTTGTGGTCACCCGGCTCCGACAGTGACTTGCAACATGAGCAACCCTTACCGGACCATCACTGGAGACTGTAACAACAG GAAGAATCCAGCGCTGGGATCCGCCAACAGGGCACTGGCTCGATGGCTGCCCGCAGAGTACGAAGACGGGCTCTCCCTCCCCTTCGGGTGGACGCCAGGGAAGACGCGGAATGGCTTCATTCTCCCGCAG CCCCGTGACGTCTCTAACCAGATTCTTGGCTATCTGAATGAGGAGGAAACTCTGGACCAAAACAGATCCCTGCTCTTCATGCAATGGGGTCAAATCGTGGACCACGACCTGGACTTTGCCCCTGAAACTGAGATGGGGAGTGACAGCTACTCCAAAGCCCAGTGTGAAGAACAGTGTATCCAGGGAGACAACTGCTTCCCCATCATG TTTCCTGAGGGTGACCCTAAATTGAAGACTCAGGGGAAATGCATGCCTTTCTTCAGAGCTGGATTTGTCTGCCCCACATCACCCTACCAGTCCCTGGCCAGAGAGCAAATCAATGCTCTAACCTCTTTCATGGATGCTAGCATGGTGTATGGTTCGGAGCCAAGCCTGGCAAATCGACTTCGAAACCTCAGCAGCCCCCTGGGTCTCCTGGCTGTCAATGAAGAGGTCTCAGACCATGGACTGCCCCTCCTGCCTTTTGTCAGTGTGAAGCCCAGCCCCTGTGAGGTCATTAACAAAACTGCTGGTGTGCCCTGCTTCTTGGCAG GAGACTCCCGAGCCTCGGAGCAGATCTTGCTGGCCACATCCCATACACTCTTTCTCCGGGAGCACAACCGACTAGCCAGGGAACTGAAAAGACTCAACCCCCATTGGGATGGTGAGACGATCTATCAGGAAGCCAGGAGAATCATGGGAGCCCTCATACAG ATTATCACCTTTAGGGACTATCTCCCCATCCTACTGGGTGATGAGCTGCAGAAGTGGATACCCCCAtaccaaggctacagagaaactgtagACCCGAGAATTTCCAATGTCTTCACCTTTGCTTTCCGCTTTGGTCACTTGGAAGTCCCCTCTACTGTATCCCGCCTGGATGAGAATTATCAGCCATGGGGTTCAGAACCTGAGCTCCCCCTGCACAAGCTCTTCTTCAACACCTGGAGGGTGGTCAAAGATG GTGGAATTGATCCTCTGGTTCGAGGCCTGCTGGCCAAGAAAGCCAAACTGTCACATCAGGATAAAATGATGACAGGGGAACTCCGTAACATGCTGTTCCAGCCGAATCACACCATTCATGGCTTCGACCTCGCTGCCATCAACATACAGCGGACCCGAGACCATGGACAGCCTG GGTACAACTCCTGGAGGGCTTTCTGTGGCTTGTCACAGCCAAAGACGCTGGAAGAGCTGAGTGCTGTGCTGGGAAATGAGGTACTGGCCAAGAAGCTGATGGGTCTCTACGGAACCCCTGACAACATTGATATCTGGTTAGGGGCCATCGCTGAACCCCTGGTCCGCAGGGGTCGGGTAGGGCCTCTCCTGACCTGTCTCCTGGGCCAGCAGTTCCAGCGAATCCGAGATGGAGACAG GTTCTGGTGGGAGAACCCTGGGGTCTTCACAGAGAAGCAGCGGGACTCTCTACAGAAGGTGTCCTTTTCAAGACTTGTGTGTGACAACACTGGCATCAACAAGGTCCCGCTGAACCCATTCCGGGCCAACAGCTACCCCCACGGCTTTGTGGACTGCTCTGCTATTGAGAAGCTTGACCTCACCCCCTGGGCCTCAGGGCAGAAGTAG